The proteins below are encoded in one region of Micromonospora sp. DSM 45708:
- a CDS encoding DUF4129 domain-containing protein, protein MSRWWTETVAALGDVVPLPLVALLLLATALLTALAWHSFPAWVPRRLPRFTLPRLRRPRLRLPRLRRPRLRLRLRRPARRQRPDRPVHVPAPRAAQPAPTGGPGTADRLAAEGRYAEAVRERLREMVRLLVTRQVVEPRAGLTVTELTEAAARTRPAVRSTLHAAGTIFSELWYAQRPATAGHDQRMRALAAELRRELTGEEGPR, encoded by the coding sequence GTGAGCCGCTGGTGGACCGAGACGGTCGCCGCGCTGGGTGACGTGGTCCCGCTGCCGCTGGTCGCGCTGCTCCTGCTGGCCACCGCGCTGCTGACGGCCCTGGCCTGGCACTCCTTCCCGGCCTGGGTGCCCCGCCGGCTGCCCCGGTTCACGCTGCCCCGGCTCCGCCGGCCCCGGCTGCGACTGCCCCGGCTCCGGCGACCGCGCCTGCGCCTGCGTCTTCGGCGTCCCGCCCGCCGCCAACGGCCGGACCGGCCGGTGCACGTTCCCGCGCCCCGGGCCGCGCAGCCGGCACCCACCGGTGGCCCGGGTACGGCCGACCGGCTGGCCGCCGAGGGCCGCTACGCCGAGGCGGTGCGGGAACGGCTGCGGGAGATGGTCCGGCTCCTGGTCACCCGGCAGGTGGTGGAGCCACGGGCCGGGCTCACCGTCACCGAGCTGACCGAGGCGGCGGCCCGGACCCGCCCGGCGGTACGGTCCACCCTGCACGCCGCCGGCACGATCTTCTCCGAGCTCTGGTACGCCCAACGCCCCGCCACCGCCGGCCACGACCAGCGGATGCGCGCGCTCGCCGCCGAGCTGCGCCGCGAACTGACCGGCGAGGAGGGACCGCGGTGA
- a CDS encoding AAA family ATPase, whose product MAAASPAAPSDARAALHRLRAEVAKAVVGQDAVVTGLVIALLCRGHVLLEGVPGVAKTLLVRTLATALDLDAKRVQFTPDLMPGDVTGSLIFDPHTAAFTFREGPVFTNLLLADEINRTPPKTQSALLEVMEERQVTVEGERRPLPEPFIVAATQNPVEYEGTYPLPEAQLDRFLLKLTVPLPGRDEELGVLRAHHAGFDPRDLRAAGVRPVAGAADLAAARAQAHAVHVAEPVLGYIVDLCRATRAAPALELGASPRGATALLATAKAWAWLAGRDHVTPDDVKAVARPTLRHRLRARPEVELEGVTADAVLDSVLATVPTPR is encoded by the coding sequence ATCGCCGCCGCGTCGCCCGCTGCCCCGTCCGACGCCCGCGCCGCCCTGCACCGGCTGCGCGCCGAGGTGGCCAAGGCCGTGGTCGGGCAGGACGCCGTGGTCACCGGCCTGGTCATCGCGCTGCTGTGCCGGGGACACGTGCTGTTGGAGGGCGTGCCGGGGGTGGCCAAGACGCTGCTGGTGCGCACCCTCGCCACCGCGCTCGACCTCGACGCCAAGCGGGTGCAGTTCACCCCCGACCTGATGCCCGGCGACGTCACCGGCTCGCTCATCTTCGACCCGCACACCGCCGCGTTCACGTTCCGCGAGGGGCCGGTCTTCACCAACCTGCTCCTCGCCGACGAGATCAACCGCACCCCGCCGAAGACGCAGTCCGCGCTGCTGGAGGTGATGGAGGAACGGCAGGTCACCGTCGAGGGCGAGCGCCGCCCGCTGCCCGAGCCGTTCATCGTCGCGGCCACCCAGAACCCGGTCGAGTACGAGGGCACCTACCCGCTGCCCGAGGCGCAGCTCGACCGCTTCCTGCTCAAGCTGACCGTGCCGCTGCCCGGGAGGGACGAGGAGCTGGGCGTGCTCCGCGCGCACCACGCCGGCTTCGACCCGCGTGACCTGCGCGCCGCCGGCGTACGCCCGGTGGCTGGCGCGGCCGACCTGGCCGCCGCCCGCGCGCAGGCGCACGCCGTGCACGTGGCCGAGCCGGTGCTCGGGTACATCGTGGACCTCTGCCGGGCCACCCGGGCCGCTCCCGCGCTGGAGCTGGGCGCCTCGCCCCGGGGCGCGACCGCGCTGCTCGCCACCGCGAAGGCGTGGGCCTGGCTCGCCGGCCGGGACCACGTCACGCCGGACGACGTGAAGGCGGTGGCCCGCCCGACGCTGCGGCACCGGCTCCGGGCGCGTCCGGAGGTGGAGCTGGAGGGCGTCACGGCGGACGCCGTGCTCGACTCGGTACTGGCCACCGTGCCGACGCCGCGATGA
- the mtrA gene encoding MtrAB system response regulator MtrA, translating to MRARVLVVDDDPALAEMLGIVLRSEGFVPSFVADGERALAAFRDSRPDIVLLDLMLPGMSGIDVARAIRAESGVPIVMLTAKSDTVDVVLGLESGADDYVVKPFKPKELVARMRARLRRGEDVAPELLTIGPPGNQITIDVPAHTVSRDAEEVKLTPLEFDLLVALARKPRQVFTREVLLEQVWGYRHAADTRLVNVHVQRLRAKIEPDPERPEIILTVRGVGYKAGTG from the coding sequence ATGAGAGCCCGCGTACTCGTGGTCGACGACGACCCCGCCCTTGCCGAGATGCTCGGCATCGTGTTGCGCAGTGAGGGCTTCGTGCCGTCCTTCGTCGCCGACGGAGAACGGGCATTGGCCGCGTTCCGCGACAGCCGGCCCGACATCGTCCTGCTCGACCTGATGTTGCCGGGCATGAGCGGCATCGACGTGGCCCGTGCGATCCGCGCCGAGTCCGGCGTGCCGATCGTGATGCTGACCGCCAAGAGCGACACGGTCGACGTGGTGCTGGGGCTGGAGTCCGGCGCCGACGACTACGTGGTCAAGCCGTTCAAGCCCAAGGAGCTGGTGGCCCGGATGCGGGCCCGGCTGCGTCGCGGCGAGGACGTCGCGCCGGAACTGCTCACCATCGGCCCGCCCGGCAACCAGATCACCATCGACGTGCCGGCGCACACGGTCAGCCGGGACGCCGAGGAGGTGAAGCTGACGCCGCTGGAGTTCGACCTGCTGGTCGCGCTCGCCCGCAAGCCCCGCCAGGTCTTCACCCGGGAGGTGCTGCTGGAGCAGGTGTGGGGCTACCGGCACGCCGCCGACACCCGGCTGGTCAACGTGCACGTGCAGCGGCTGCGGGCCAAGATCGAGCCGGATCCGGAGCGACCCGAAATCATCCTCACCGTTCGGGGCGTGGGCTACAAGGCGGGCACCGGATAA
- the efeB gene encoding iron uptake transporter deferrochelatase/peroxidase subunit, translated as MTTPAGGDATSEPNSQQAGRGISRRRAMTLAGVGAAGVGAVAAGAGALIAGGGQASATATAAGAVPFLGEHQAGITTAAQDRLHFVAFDVVTRDRDRLVAMLQEWTAAAARMTAGKDAGLIGAVGGVPEAPPDDTGEALGLPPSQLTVTVGFGPSLFRDAQGRDRFGIADRRPAALADLPHFAGDALKPELSGGDICVQACANDPQVAVHAIRNLARIGMGVVSVRWSQLGFGRTSSTSRDQATPRNLFGFKDGTANLKAEDADLLREQLWVQPGDGPDWMAGGSYLVTRKIRMLIETWDRSPLAEQEAITGRTKGSGAPLGRRDEFDEPDFAAKGDDGEPAIAPTAHVRLAHPDQNGGARLLRRGYNFVDGSDGLGRLDAGLFFIAYQRDPRKQFVPIQTRLARNDAMNEYLRHVSSGLFACPPGVRDAADWWGRALFS; from the coding sequence ATGACCACCCCGGCCGGCGGTGACGCGACGAGCGAGCCGAACAGCCAGCAGGCCGGTCGCGGGATCTCCCGCCGGCGGGCGATGACCCTGGCCGGCGTCGGTGCGGCCGGCGTCGGCGCGGTGGCGGCCGGCGCGGGCGCGCTGATCGCCGGTGGCGGCCAGGCGTCGGCCACCGCGACGGCCGCCGGGGCGGTGCCGTTCCTCGGCGAGCACCAGGCCGGCATCACCACCGCCGCTCAGGACCGGCTGCACTTCGTCGCGTTCGACGTGGTCACCAGGGACCGGGATCGGCTGGTCGCGATGCTCCAGGAGTGGACCGCCGCCGCGGCCCGGATGACCGCCGGCAAGGACGCCGGGCTGATCGGCGCGGTCGGCGGGGTGCCGGAGGCCCCGCCGGACGACACCGGCGAGGCGCTCGGACTGCCCCCGTCGCAGCTCACCGTCACGGTCGGGTTCGGCCCGTCGCTGTTCCGCGACGCCCAGGGCCGGGACCGGTTCGGCATCGCCGACCGCCGCCCCGCCGCGCTCGCCGACCTCCCGCACTTCGCCGGCGACGCGCTCAAGCCGGAGCTGTCCGGCGGCGACATCTGTGTCCAGGCCTGCGCCAACGATCCGCAGGTGGCGGTGCACGCCATCCGCAACCTGGCCCGGATCGGCATGGGCGTGGTCAGCGTCCGCTGGTCGCAGCTCGGGTTCGGGCGTACCTCGTCGACGTCGCGGGACCAGGCCACGCCGCGTAACCTGTTCGGCTTCAAGGACGGCACCGCCAACCTCAAGGCCGAGGACGCCGACCTGCTCCGCGAGCAGCTCTGGGTGCAGCCCGGCGACGGTCCGGACTGGATGGCCGGCGGCTCCTACCTGGTCACCCGCAAGATCCGGATGCTGATCGAGACCTGGGACCGCAGCCCGCTGGCCGAGCAGGAGGCGATCACCGGCCGGACCAAGGGCAGCGGCGCCCCGCTCGGCCGGCGCGACGAGTTCGACGAGCCGGACTTCGCCGCCAAGGGCGACGACGGCGAGCCGGCCATCGCGCCGACCGCGCACGTGCGGCTCGCCCACCCGGACCAGAACGGCGGCGCCCGCCTGCTGCGACGCGGCTACAACTTCGTGGACGGCTCGGACGGGCTGGGCCGGCTCGACGCCGGGCTGTTCTTCATCGCCTACCAGCGGGACCCGCGCAAGCAGTTCGTGCCGATCCAGACGCGGCTGGCCCGCAACGACGCGATGAACGAGTACCTGCGCCACGTCTCCAGCGGCCTGTTCGCCTGCCCGCCGGGCGTCCGCGACGCGGCCGACTGGTGGGGCCGGGCGCTGTTCTCCTGA
- a CDS encoding DUF4350 domain-containing protein codes for MTVAPTRPTAPPASRRRRHRILIPLGLAALLIGTTVVLHAVDQPDPDERGFLSPVATDDDGGSRLAEALRAQGVPLRRETDTAGALRAARTAPSTLFVPAPDLVHPDTLTGLTALPPGSRLVLVEPSRRVLADLGTSVEPAGRRWATRALPPDADGAECRLPEAVRAGTAAVDHQRYAGPERADRCYGGALLRIPAGAEVVLVGASDPFRNDRIDEWGNRDLATGLLAAGGRPLVWLDLPAPAPAPTGPSASPTEDRDGSPTPRRTAERPDRADPPPRGDNPLWGAFPAWFWAILAQLALAGLLVVLWRARRLGPPVTEPLPVTVRSAETVYGRARLYRRAGARDTVAGTLRDAARDRVLPRLNLPPDTPDDEVAARVAAATGDDPDRVAGLLHGPAPRDDRELLELARELDTLTRTLAPPPSEGEPR; via the coding sequence GTGACCGTCGCCCCGACCCGCCCCACGGCCCCACCGGCGTCCCGTCGCCGGCGGCACCGCATCCTGATCCCGCTCGGGCTGGCCGCGCTGCTGATCGGGACCACGGTGGTGCTGCACGCGGTGGATCAGCCCGACCCGGACGAGCGTGGCTTCCTCTCCCCCGTCGCCACCGACGACGACGGCGGCAGCCGGCTCGCCGAGGCGCTGCGCGCGCAGGGGGTGCCGCTGCGCCGGGAGACCGACACCGCCGGGGCGCTGCGGGCCGCCCGGACGGCGCCGAGCACGCTCTTCGTGCCCGCCCCCGACCTGGTGCACCCGGACACGCTCACCGGGTTGACCGCGCTGCCGCCCGGCAGTCGGCTGGTGCTGGTCGAGCCGTCCCGCCGGGTGCTGGCCGACCTGGGCACGTCGGTCGAGCCGGCCGGCCGCCGGTGGGCCACCCGGGCGCTGCCGCCGGACGCCGACGGCGCGGAGTGCCGGCTGCCCGAGGCGGTTCGCGCCGGCACCGCCGCGGTCGACCACCAGCGGTACGCCGGGCCGGAGCGCGCCGACCGCTGCTACGGCGGCGCGCTGCTCCGGATTCCGGCCGGCGCCGAGGTGGTGCTGGTGGGTGCCAGCGACCCGTTCCGCAACGACCGGATCGACGAGTGGGGCAACCGGGATCTCGCCACCGGCCTGCTCGCCGCCGGCGGTCGTCCGCTGGTCTGGCTGGACCTGCCCGCCCCGGCGCCGGCCCCGACCGGGCCCAGCGCCTCGCCGACCGAGGACCGCGACGGGTCGCCGACGCCCCGCCGCACCGCGGAGCGCCCCGATCGGGCGGACCCGCCGCCGCGCGGCGACAACCCGCTGTGGGGCGCGTTCCCGGCCTGGTTCTGGGCGATCCTGGCGCAGCTCGCGCTGGCCGGGCTGCTGGTGGTGCTCTGGCGGGCCCGCCGGCTCGGGCCGCCGGTGACGGAGCCGCTGCCGGTGACCGTCCGCTCCGCCGAGACCGTTTACGGCCGGGCCCGGCTCTACCGGCGGGCCGGCGCCCGGGACACCGTCGCCGGGACGCTGCGCGACGCCGCCCGGGACCGCGTCCTGCCCCGGCTCAATTTGCCGCCCGACACACCCGACGACGAGGTGGCGGCCCGGGTCGCGGCGGCGACCGGTGACGACCCCGACCGGGTGGCCGGGCTGCTGCACGGCCCCGCCCCGCGAGACGACCGGGAGCTGCTGGAGCTGGCCCGTGAGCTGGACACGCTGACCCGTACCCTGGCCCCGCCCCCGAGCGAAGGAGAACCCCGGTGA
- the efeU gene encoding iron uptake transporter permease EfeU — translation MFATYLIGLREGLEATLVVSILVAFLVKSQRRDRLPQVWAGVGLAVALSVVFGSLIQYTSTSLLRTSESREFFEAVTSVAAVVFVTWMIFWMRRAARSIAGELRGKLTEALAVGSLAVAGMAFLAVVREGLETALIFYAAAESVAGGTGAGSLLALIGGIATAVVIGFLLYRSALKINLSRFFTWTGALLILVAAGILKYGIHDFQEAGVLPGLNNQAFDISATLDPNAWYGALLAGMFNITAAPTVLELIAWVAYAVPVLVLFLRKPAAPAKPSAAPAATPTAPAPPAATAPAAAPPAESTATTPEPAPAAVDAAAVPSPRA, via the coding sequence ATGTTCGCCACGTACCTGATCGGCCTGCGGGAGGGCCTGGAAGCGACCCTGGTGGTCAGCATCCTGGTCGCCTTCCTGGTGAAGTCGCAGCGGCGTGACCGGCTGCCCCAGGTGTGGGCCGGCGTCGGCCTGGCCGTGGCGCTCTCCGTCGTCTTCGGCTCGCTGATCCAGTACACCTCGACCTCGCTGCTGCGTACCTCCGAGTCGCGCGAGTTCTTCGAGGCGGTGACCTCGGTCGCCGCCGTGGTGTTCGTGACCTGGATGATCTTCTGGATGCGTCGGGCGGCCCGCTCCATCGCGGGCGAGCTGCGCGGGAAGCTCACCGAGGCGCTCGCCGTCGGCTCGCTGGCGGTCGCCGGCATGGCCTTCCTCGCGGTGGTCCGGGAAGGGCTGGAAACCGCGCTGATCTTCTACGCGGCGGCCGAGAGCGTGGCCGGCGGCACCGGCGCGGGCTCGCTGCTCGCCCTGATCGGCGGCATCGCCACCGCCGTGGTGATCGGCTTCCTGCTCTACCGCAGCGCCCTGAAGATCAACCTGAGTCGGTTCTTCACCTGGACCGGCGCGCTGCTGATCCTGGTCGCCGCCGGCATCCTCAAGTACGGCATCCACGACTTCCAGGAGGCCGGCGTGCTGCCCGGCCTGAACAACCAGGCGTTCGACATCTCCGCCACGCTGGACCCGAACGCCTGGTACGGCGCGCTGCTCGCCGGCATGTTCAACATCACCGCCGCGCCGACCGTGCTGGAGCTGATCGCCTGGGTCGCGTACGCGGTGCCGGTGCTCGTGCTCTTCCTGCGCAAGCCGGCCGCGCCGGCCAAGCCCTCCGCCGCTCCGGCCGCGACCCCGACCGCTCCGGCCCCGCCGGCCGCGACCGCGCCGGCCGCGGCCCCGCCGGCCGAGTCCACCGCGACCACCCCCGAGCCCGCGCCGGCCGCTGTCGACGCCGCCGCCGTCCCGTCCCCGCGCGCCTGA
- a CDS encoding DUF58 domain-containing protein, whose amino-acid sequence MTWRAGLLLAAGAVTLPAWPAPFLGVAVLTTAVLLLVALDRALAAPPHALTATRTGDRTVRLGGTATVILHLTNPTDRTLHAHVRDAWVPSAGARPERSAHEVLTVEPGGAVALPVRLTPTRRGDRPAVALTVRSLGPMRLGFRQRAERPATPPWTLRVLPRFDSRRHLPEKLARLRVIDGVQVTRGRGHGTEFDTLREYAVGDDVRSIDWRASARRADVLVRTWRPERDRRLVCVLDTGRTSAVRLGDEPRLDTAIDAALLLTALAARAGDRVDLLAVDTVVRARVTGSNRPALLTRLVEAMAPLQPALAETDFELIAGEVLRRGRQRSLLVLFTALDVGALGEGLLPVLPRLAARHRVVLAATHDPVLTGLATATPVGPDDPYAVASAWRALAERDRVRAALSRHGVTVVDVPADRLAPAVADTYLRLKSLGQL is encoded by the coding sequence ATGACCTGGCGGGCGGGCCTGCTGCTCGCGGCCGGCGCCGTGACGCTGCCGGCCTGGCCGGCGCCGTTCCTCGGCGTCGCCGTGCTGACCACGGCGGTGCTGCTGCTGGTCGCCCTGGACCGGGCGCTCGCGGCTCCGCCGCACGCGCTCACCGCCACCCGCACCGGCGACCGGACCGTCCGGCTCGGCGGCACCGCCACGGTCATCCTGCACCTGACCAACCCCACCGACCGGACGTTGCACGCGCACGTCCGCGACGCGTGGGTGCCGTCGGCCGGGGCACGCCCCGAACGGTCCGCGCACGAGGTGCTGACCGTCGAGCCCGGCGGCGCGGTCGCGCTGCCGGTCCGGCTCACCCCGACGCGACGCGGCGACCGGCCGGCGGTGGCGCTGACCGTACGCTCGCTCGGGCCGATGCGCCTCGGCTTCCGGCAGCGCGCCGAACGGCCCGCCACCCCACCGTGGACGCTGCGCGTGCTGCCCCGCTTCGACTCCCGCCGGCACCTGCCGGAGAAGCTGGCCCGGCTGCGGGTCATCGACGGCGTCCAGGTGACCCGGGGACGCGGCCACGGCACCGAGTTCGACACGCTGCGCGAGTACGCCGTCGGCGACGACGTCCGGTCCATCGACTGGCGGGCCAGCGCGCGCCGCGCCGACGTGCTGGTGCGCACCTGGCGGCCGGAGCGGGACCGGCGGCTCGTCTGCGTGCTGGACACCGGCCGCACCTCCGCGGTCCGGCTCGGCGACGAACCCCGGCTGGACACCGCGATCGACGCGGCGTTGCTGCTCACCGCGCTGGCCGCCCGCGCCGGCGACCGGGTCGACCTGCTCGCCGTGGACACCGTCGTACGGGCCCGGGTGACCGGCAGCAACCGCCCGGCGCTGCTGACCCGGCTGGTCGAGGCGATGGCCCCGCTCCAGCCGGCGCTGGCGGAGACGGACTTCGAGCTGATCGCCGGTGAGGTGCTGCGCCGGGGGCGGCAGCGCAGCCTGCTGGTGCTCTTCACCGCGCTGGACGTGGGCGCGCTCGGGGAGGGTCTGTTGCCGGTGCTGCCACGGCTGGCCGCCCGGCACCGGGTGGTGCTGGCGGCCACCCACGACCCGGTGCTGACCGGGCTCGCCACCGCCACCCCGGTCGGCCCGGACGACCCGTACGCGGTCGCGTCGGCGTGGCGGGCGCTGGCCGAGCGGGACCGGGTGCGGGCCGCGTTGTCCCGGCACGGCGTGACAGTGGTGGACGTGCCCGCCGACCGACTGGCCCCCGCCGTGGCCGACACCTACCTGCGCCTGAAGTCCCTGGGCCAGCTCTGA
- the efeO gene encoding iron uptake system protein EfeO, with protein MRTTRFVAPAAAGLLAVAGLTGCGGGDDADAPAGGPIAVKATDSACEVGSTEIDAGQVTFKVTNNGSKVNEFYVYAAGDRVMGEVENIAPGLSRELRVELPAGTYETACKPGMSGRGIRGALKVSGTAASVAPDAALAEATASYQRYVRSQTAALLTKTEEFVAAVKGNDVAKAKALYPVARTYWERIEPVAESFGDLDPKIDGREEVVEEGMEFTGFHRIEKDLWTTGDISKDGPIADRLLVDVKAIVAKADAEKLTPLQLANGAKALLDEVASGKITGEEERYSHTDLWDFNANLEGSKAAVAALRPALEQRAPDLVKQLDAEFANVEAALGKHRAGDGWKLHTQLSKTELKVLSDSINALAEPVSKIAAAVAR; from the coding sequence ATGCGTACCACTCGATTCGTCGCGCCCGCCGCCGCCGGGTTGCTCGCCGTCGCCGGACTGACCGGTTGCGGCGGTGGTGACGACGCCGACGCGCCCGCCGGCGGGCCGATCGCCGTCAAGGCGACGGACAGCGCCTGCGAGGTCGGCAGCACCGAGATCGACGCCGGCCAGGTGACGTTCAAGGTGACCAACAACGGTTCCAAGGTCAACGAGTTCTACGTCTACGCCGCCGGCGACCGGGTGATGGGCGAGGTGGAGAACATCGCTCCGGGGCTGAGCCGGGAGCTGCGCGTCGAGCTGCCCGCCGGGACGTACGAGACCGCCTGCAAGCCGGGGATGAGCGGCCGGGGCATCCGGGGCGCGCTGAAGGTCAGCGGCACCGCCGCGAGCGTCGCGCCGGACGCCGCGCTCGCCGAGGCCACCGCCAGCTACCAGCGCTACGTGCGCAGCCAGACCGCCGCGCTGCTGACCAAGACCGAGGAGTTCGTGGCCGCGGTCAAGGGCAACGACGTGGCGAAGGCCAAGGCGCTCTACCCGGTGGCCCGCACCTACTGGGAACGGATCGAGCCGGTCGCGGAGAGCTTCGGCGACCTCGACCCGAAGATCGACGGTCGCGAGGAGGTGGTCGAGGAGGGCATGGAGTTCACCGGCTTCCACCGGATCGAGAAGGACCTCTGGACCACCGGCGACATCAGCAAGGACGGCCCGATCGCCGACCGGCTCCTGGTCGACGTCAAGGCGATCGTGGCCAAGGCCGACGCCGAGAAGCTCACCCCGCTCCAGCTCGCCAACGGCGCCAAGGCGCTGCTCGACGAGGTCGCCAGTGGCAAGATCACCGGTGAGGAGGAGCGGTACTCGCACACCGACCTCTGGGACTTCAACGCCAACCTGGAGGGCTCGAAGGCGGCCGTCGCCGCGCTGCGCCCGGCCCTGGAGCAGCGCGCGCCCGACCTGGTCAAGCAGCTCGACGCCGAGTTCGCCAACGTGGAGGCCGCGCTCGGCAAGCACCGGGCCGGCGACGGCTGGAAGCTGCACACCCAGCTCAGCAAGACCGAGCTGAAGGTGCTGTCGGACAGCATCAACGCGCTGGCCGAGCCGGTCAGCAAGATCGCGGCGGCCGTCGCGCGATGA
- a CDS encoding stage II sporulation protein M, whose amino-acid sequence MDLDAYVAEHGAQWRRLEQLTGRRRLDAAEVDELISLYQRTATHLSALRSRAPEPALLGHLSHLVLAARARITGRPRPSWAAVRRFLLADLPAALYRAWPWWCGVATGFSALSVFLIWFVAGHPDTAAAFIGAESARQLVDSGFAGYYTEFAAPTFAFHLWTHNAWLAAQCLAAGVLVVPVFWLLWQNALNIGVVGGVMVSYDRADVFFGLITPHGLLELTGIYVAAGVGLRTAWAWIAPPAHLGRGRAVAEAGRSAMVVAVGLVGLFAVSALLEAFVTPAPLPMAVRVAAGATVWAAFLAYALILGRRAAALAPRPLRH is encoded by the coding sequence GTGGATCTCGACGCGTACGTGGCGGAGCATGGTGCGCAGTGGCGACGGCTGGAGCAGTTGACCGGCCGGCGCCGACTGGACGCGGCCGAGGTCGACGAGCTGATCTCGCTCTACCAGCGCACCGCCACCCACCTCTCCGCGCTGCGCAGCCGCGCCCCCGAGCCGGCGCTCCTCGGTCACCTGTCCCACCTGGTCCTGGCCGCCCGCGCCCGGATCACCGGCCGACCCCGGCCGTCCTGGGCGGCGGTGCGCCGGTTCCTGCTGGCCGACCTGCCGGCCGCCCTCTACCGGGCCTGGCCCTGGTGGTGCGGCGTCGCCACCGGCTTCAGCGCGTTGAGCGTCTTCCTCATCTGGTTCGTCGCCGGTCACCCGGACACCGCCGCCGCGTTCATCGGCGCCGAGTCGGCCCGGCAGCTCGTCGACTCCGGCTTCGCCGGCTACTACACGGAGTTCGCCGCGCCGACGTTCGCGTTCCACCTGTGGACACACAACGCCTGGCTGGCGGCCCAGTGCCTGGCCGCCGGCGTGCTGGTGGTGCCGGTGTTCTGGCTGCTGTGGCAGAACGCGCTGAACATCGGCGTGGTGGGCGGCGTGATGGTCTCCTACGACCGGGCGGACGTCTTCTTCGGCCTGATCACGCCGCACGGCCTGCTGGAGCTGACCGGCATCTACGTCGCCGCCGGGGTCGGGCTGCGCACCGCCTGGGCGTGGATCGCCCCGCCGGCGCATCTCGGGCGCGGCCGGGCGGTCGCCGAGGCGGGACGGTCGGCCATGGTGGTCGCGGTCGGCCTGGTCGGGCTGTTCGCCGTCTCCGCGCTGCTGGAGGCGTTCGTCACCCCGGCGCCGCTGCCGATGGCCGTGCGGGTGGCGGCCGGCGCCACCGTCTGGGCCGCCTTCCTGGCGTACGCGCTCATCCTGGGCCGCCGCGCCGCCGCGCTTGCTCCGCGCCCCCTCCGCCACTGA
- a CDS encoding RDD family protein: MLRHVRVEIHSFMVFTVGVRAQPPPPSGWADAGLVSGEAVELDVRVARLGSRVLALLIDLIVQLGLALVLGAALSMLVLAMPPDVVDAALAGGLQVVLLVLVLVGYPVVMERFAGGRTVGKLAVGLRVVRADGGPVGVGQSLARALVGVAVEWPGLVLPLLSWAATLTVMLTDPRGRRLGDLVAGTLVVHTRGAAVWRPLPPAVPPLLAWAGTLDLTRVDDGLALAVRQYVDRLPQLAAAERVRLGRELWAEVASVTSPPPPWAAPEWAYLAAVLAERRRRAAYRLGRVRAVSDALWPELAPTPAAPPGVPLRRAAPEPAGPDPVRR, encoded by the coding sequence ATGCTCCGCCACGTACGCGTCGAGATCCACTCGTTCATGGTGTTCACTGTCGGGGTGCGCGCGCAACCTCCCCCGCCCTCCGGGTGGGCCGACGCCGGTCTGGTCAGCGGTGAGGCCGTGGAGCTGGACGTCCGGGTCGCCCGGCTGGGTTCCCGGGTGCTCGCGCTGCTGATCGACCTGATCGTGCAGCTCGGTCTGGCGCTGGTGCTGGGTGCGGCGCTGTCGATGCTGGTGCTCGCCATGCCGCCGGACGTGGTGGACGCCGCGCTGGCCGGCGGCCTCCAGGTCGTGCTGCTGGTGCTGGTGCTGGTCGGCTACCCGGTGGTGATGGAGCGGTTCGCCGGCGGCCGAACGGTGGGCAAGCTGGCGGTGGGACTGCGGGTGGTGCGGGCCGACGGCGGGCCGGTCGGGGTCGGGCAGTCGCTGGCCCGGGCGCTGGTGGGCGTCGCGGTGGAGTGGCCCGGCCTGGTGCTGCCGCTGTTGAGCTGGGCGGCGACCCTGACGGTGATGCTCACCGACCCGCGCGGCCGGCGGTTGGGTGACCTGGTGGCCGGCACGCTGGTGGTGCACACCCGGGGCGCCGCGGTGTGGCGGCCGTTGCCGCCGGCCGTGCCGCCACTGCTCGCCTGGGCGGGCACGCTCGACCTGACCCGGGTGGACGACGGGTTGGCCCTGGCCGTCCGGCAGTACGTGGACCGGCTGCCCCAGCTCGCCGCCGCGGAGCGAGTCCGGCTGGGCCGGGAGCTGTGGGCGGAGGTGGCCTCGGTGACATCACCGCCGCCGCCGTGGGCCGCGCCGGAGTGGGCGTACCTGGCCGCCGTGCTGGCCGAGCGCCGGCGGCGGGCCGCGTACCGGCTGGGCCGGGTCCGGGCGGTCAGCGACGCGCTCTGGCCGGAGCTGGCCCCGACCCCGGCCGCGCCGCCCGGGGTGCCGCTGCGGCGGGCCGCCCCGGAACCCGCCGGACCCGATCCGGTACGCCGCTGA